The region GGGATAAACCCCCCGGTAGGTGTTGGGGTAGCGGTACCGGGCAATGCCCCGGGCAAAGGCCGCATTGAGGCGATTAATACGGTCGGCCAAAATATCGGAAAAGCGCAACAGTAAGGGTAAACCAATATTTCTTTGCCTCAAACCCTTAACCAGTTCGTACAGATCCAACGCCCCCCCATGGTCAGCCTGGGGAGACACGGTGACATGGCCCGCCGCATTAATGGAAAAATAGGGCTCCCCCCAACCGGTAATGCGGTAGAGGTTTTCACTGTCGTCAATGGTCCAACGACGGTCGGCGATCGCCTGGGGAGCCGCATCAGTTTCCCCCGCCTGAGTGCTGTCGGTTAACTCCGGCATTGCCATGACGTTTAGTTCTAGTTCGATTGACTGCCCTTCCATGGCTTGTCCCAACAAAAAATAACTGCTTTCGATTGTTACATTCCCCCGACAGAATCTAGCATAGAATAGCTTCGGCAAGGCTTTCTTCTGCCATAGCTTAAACGGATGTTAACCTGACCGTCGTAATTAATTTGTATGCCCAACCCTTCTTTCCTGCCCCCAGAAACAGACCACCAAAGATTGCAAGAAATTTGGGAAGATAGCTTGGCCATGCAGTACTTGATGCCGTTGGCAGGCAACTATTTGCCTTGGAGTGGCTATGCCCTCCGCCCCAGTGGATTGGTACAAATTCTCAACACGATTTTAATTCGCAAACACCTATCCATTGTGGAATGCGGTGGTGGAGTATCTACGTTGTACATTGCCCGTTTATTTCGTCGCAATGGTTTGCAGGGCCGACTCCACTGTATTGAAAATAATTTGGATTGGTTAAATTTTTTGCAGGATGCATTGGCGAGGGAAGAGTTGACCACCTACGTCCAGCTTATCCATGCCCCCTTGGAACCCTGCGAACTGGCCTTGGGCAATGGGGAGTGGTACGATCGCCAGAAAATCCGTCACCAGTTACCCGCTAGCAAAACCATTGATTGTCTGTTGGTGGACGGACCGCCGGCCTACCGAGAAGACATTCAATATTCCCGTTTTCCTGCAGTGCCTTTCTTCCAAAGTCAGTTGGCTCCCCACAGCACTATCATTTTGGATGACATTAACCGAGCTGGGGAGCAGGAGATTCTAACCCGTTGGCAAGCATTGCTCAATGTTAGTTTTGATAGCTCCATTGGCAACGTGGCGATCGCCCATTTGTAGATCCGGGGTTAAGTTCAAAAAGCTCCCTGATCCCCCAAGTTTAGGAGCAAGCCGGATGAAAGTCCGTCAGTGTTGAAATATTGAGGATGCGAACTAGGACTTTGCCCCCAGGCTTCCAAGAAGCAAAATGCTTTACACCGTTGGACTAGTTCAGCAAAATTAAATTTGCCCCATAGATTAATCCTAATCTTCCGCTATGAAATCCCCCCAGGCTCAACAAATCCTAGACCAGGCCCGCCGTTTGCTCTACGAAAAGGCTATGGTCAAAATTAATGGGCAATATGTGGGCACCGTGGCGGCTATTCCCCAATCGGATCACCATGATTTGAACTATACGGAGGTTTTCATTCGGGACAATGTGCCGGTGATGATCTTTTTGTTACTGCAAAATGAAACGGAAATTGTCCAAAACTTTTTGGAAATTTGCCTGACCCTCCAGAGTAAGGGCTTTCCCACCTATGGCATTTTCCCCACCAGTTTTGTGGAAACAGAAAACCATGAACTCAAGGCGGACTATGGCCAACGGGCGATCGGTCGGGTTTGTTCGGTGGATGCGTCCCTCTGGTGGCCCATTTTGGCCTATTACTACGTGCAAAGAACCGGCAATGAAGCTTGGGCTAGGCAAACCCATGTGCAGTTGGGGCTACAAAAGTTTTTAAACCTCATTCTCCATCCAGTATTTCGGGATGCGCCGACTTTGTTTGTGCCGGACGGGGCCTTTATGATTGACCGTCCCATGGATGTGTGGGGAGCGCCCCTAGAAATCCAAACCCTGCTCTACGGGGCCCTAAAAAGTGCGGCGGGGTTACTATTAATTGACCTGAAAGCGAAGGGTTATTCGAGCCATAATGACCACCCCTTCGATAGCTTTACTGTGGAGCAGAGTCATCAGTTTGACCTGAGTGTGGATTGGCTGAAAAAACTCCGCACCTATCTGCTCAAGCATTACTGGATTAATTGCAACATTGTCCAAACCCTGCGTCGCCGTCCCACGGAACAGTACGGTGAAGAAGCCAGCAACGAACATAATGTCCACACAGAGACCATTCCCAACTGGCTCCAGGATTGGCTTGGCGATCGGGGGGGTTATTTAATCGGCAATATCCGCACAGGTCGCCCTGATTTTCGCTTTTTCTCCCTGGGTAATTGCTTAGGGGCAATTTTTGACGTCACCAGCTTAGCCCAGCAACGTTCCTTTTTCCGTTTGGTATTAAATAATCAGCGGGAATTGTGTGCCCAAATGCCTCTAAGAATTTGCCATCCCCCCCTCAAGGATGACGATTGGCGCAGTAAAACCGGCTTTGACCGCAAAAATTTACCCTGGTGCTACCACAATGCCGGCCATTGGCCCTGTTTATTTTGGTTTCTAGTGGTGGCGGTGCTCCGCCATAGCTGTCATTCCCACTACGGCACGGTGGAGTATGCGGAAATGGGTAACCTCATCCGCAATAACTACGAAGTGCTTTTGCGTCGCTTGCCCAAACATAAATGGGCTGAGTATTTTGACGGCCCCACCGGCTTTTGGGTCGGGCAACAGTCCCGTTCCTACCAAACCTGGACCATTGTGGGTCTATTGTTGGTGCATCATTTCACGGAAGTTAACCCCGATGATGCTTTGATGTTCGACCTGCCCAGTTTGAAAAGTTTGCATCAAGCGTTGCATTAAAATACCTTCTTCATCTATTTTTTGCCCAATTCCTGGGAGCGACGATAGGCAGCCCGCACCGCTTCGATGATGGCGGAACGGAAACCCATTTTTTCTAACACTGCCACTCCGGCAATGGTGGTGCCCCCCGGACTCGTAACTTTATCTTTGATCTGGGCAGGGTGTTCTTCTGTTTCCTTAATCAGCTCCGCTGTACCTAACACCGTTTGCAAGGCCAATTTTTGGGCGATCGTCCTGGGTAATCCGGCCAAAACGCCACCATCCGCCAGGGCTTCGATCATCAAGGCGACGTAGGCTGGGCCCGAGCCGGAAACCCCCGTCACCGCATCCATTAAATTTTCCGGTACTTCCACCACATTGCCCACCGCCGAAAAGATGGCTTTGGCCTTGGCTAACTGATCCGGCTCCACCATTTTATTAGCGGCGATCGCCGTCATGCCGGCTCCAACAGTCGCGGGGGTATTGGGCATGGCCCGGATAATAGCATGGTCAGGAAAGCCTTTTTGAATTCTATGGAGGGAAACCCCGGCCAAAATGGAAATCACCAAGGGACGATTAGCACCTCCTGCCAAGCTGGCCAGGACCCGGTCCAATACTTGGGGCTTAACCGCGAGCAACAGCACCTCAGAAACATTGGCAGCCTCTTGGTTATCGGGGGAAACCCTAACTTGATAGGTTTTTTGGAGATAATCCCGCCGGGCACCATGGGGCTCCCCCACTATAATTTCCTCTGGGGCATAGGTTTTTTCTGCAATTAAGCGGCACAGGATGGCCTCCGCCATTATCCCGCCGCCGATGATACCGAGTTGAATGGACACTGTAATTTAGGCTGTTCCCAATAGTATCAATAGTATTCAGAATTATACCTTGAACCCCCAACCCCACCGCTCCCATGGCTAAGTCGGGGAGACAGGGGAGTTGGTAAGGTTCATTGCTAAACTCATTAATCGGGCAATTGATCAGGTTGCACTAGGTAACAAACCGTTATGGCGCAACAGGGGAGCAGTTTGCGGTTGTCGCCCCCGGAATTTTTCAAAAACCACTGCGGGGGC is a window of Synechocystis sp. PCC 7338 DNA encoding:
- a CDS encoding class I SAM-dependent methyltransferase, with product MPNPSFLPPETDHQRLQEIWEDSLAMQYLMPLAGNYLPWSGYALRPSGLVQILNTILIRKHLSIVECGGGVSTLYIARLFRRNGLQGRLHCIENNLDWLNFLQDALAREELTTYVQLIHAPLEPCELALGNGEWYDRQKIRHQLPASKTIDCLLVDGPPAYREDIQYSRFPAVPFFQSQLAPHSTIILDDINRAGEQEILTRWQALLNVSFDSSIGNVAIAHL
- a CDS encoding glycoside hydrolase 100 family protein, producing the protein MKSPQAQQILDQARRLLYEKAMVKINGQYVGTVAAIPQSDHHDLNYTEVFIRDNVPVMIFLLLQNETEIVQNFLEICLTLQSKGFPTYGIFPTSFVETENHELKADYGQRAIGRVCSVDASLWWPILAYYYVQRTGNEAWARQTHVQLGLQKFLNLILHPVFRDAPTLFVPDGAFMIDRPMDVWGAPLEIQTLLYGALKSAAGLLLIDLKAKGYSSHNDHPFDSFTVEQSHQFDLSVDWLKKLRTYLLKHYWINCNIVQTLRRRPTEQYGEEASNEHNVHTETIPNWLQDWLGDRGGYLIGNIRTGRPDFRFFSLGNCLGAIFDVTSLAQQRSFFRLVLNNQRELCAQMPLRICHPPLKDDDWRSKTGFDRKNLPWCYHNAGHWPCLFWFLVVAVLRHSCHSHYGTVEYAEMGNLIRNNYEVLLRRLPKHKWAEYFDGPTGFWVGQQSRSYQTWTIVGLLLVHHFTEVNPDDALMFDLPSLKSLHQALH
- the proC gene encoding pyrroline-5-carboxylate reductase, translated to MSIQLGIIGGGIMAEAILCRLIAEKTYAPEEIIVGEPHGARRDYLQKTYQVRVSPDNQEAANVSEVLLLAVKPQVLDRVLASLAGGANRPLVISILAGVSLHRIQKGFPDHAIIRAMPNTPATVGAGMTAIAANKMVEPDQLAKAKAIFSAVGNVVEVPENLMDAVTGVSGSGPAYVALMIEALADGGVLAGLPRTIAQKLALQTVLGTAELIKETEEHPAQIKDKVTSPGGTTIAGVAVLEKMGFRSAIIEAVRAAYRRSQELGKK